A genomic window from Helicobacter suis HS1 includes:
- the rfaD gene encoding ADP-glyceromanno-heptose 6-epimerase, translating to MPYIPDTLENTTIVITGGAGFIGSNLALYFQKHHPKARVIVVDKFRDPSLSSLGHFKNLIGFKGEIITADITQDLSTLEEIDFNYLFHLAAISDTTCLNQELVMQTNHQAFLKLLKIAQNKGARVIYASSAAVYGNTNAPNRVGLNEVPENVYGFSKLCMDRSTLAFETSTPIVGLRYFNVYGPGEFYKGKTASMILQLGLQALQNKEVKLFEFGEQQRDFVYIEDVIQASVKAMVANQVGVYNVGYGKSHSYNTIVEILQQELGDFKTTYIKNPYPFFQNHTCADIQSTHLDLDYTPNYNLASGIKAYLPTIKKLAKTNA from the coding sequence ATGCCCTACATTCCAGATACTTTAGAAAATACAACCATTGTTATTACAGGGGGAGCGGGTTTTATTGGGAGTAATTTAGCCCTGTATTTCCAAAAACACCACCCTAAAGCCCGCGTTATTGTAGTAGATAAATTTAGAGACCCTAGTTTGAGCAGTTTGGGGCATTTTAAAAACCTGATTGGATTTAAAGGGGAGATTATCACCGCAGACATCACGCAAGATTTAAGTACATTAGAAGAAATAGATTTTAATTATCTTTTCCACCTAGCCGCTATTTCAGATACTACCTGCCTTAACCAAGAATTAGTCATGCAAACTAACCACCAAGCCTTTTTAAAACTCCTTAAAATTGCACAGAATAAAGGGGCACGCGTAATTTATGCCTCCTCAGCTGCTGTTTATGGCAATACAAATGCACCCAACCGCGTAGGTTTAAACGAAGTACCTGAAAATGTTTATGGTTTTTCTAAATTGTGCATGGATAGAAGTACTCTAGCGTTTGAAACTTCAACGCCCATTGTGGGTTTGCGCTATTTTAATGTCTATGGTCCGGGGGAATTTTATAAAGGTAAAACTGCCTCTATGATTTTACAACTAGGTTTACAGGCCTTGCAAAATAAAGAAGTTAAGCTTTTTGAGTTTGGAGAACAACAACGCGATTTTGTCTATATTGAAGATGTGATTCAGGCTAGTGTAAAAGCTATGGTAGCAAACCAAGTTGGAGTTTATAATGTAGGCTATGGCAAAAGTCATAGCTATAACACGATCGTAGAAATTTTACAGCAAGAATTAGGCGATTTTAAAACCACCTATATCAAAAATCCTTATCCTTTTTTCCAAAACCACACCTGTGCAGATATTCAAAGCACGCATTTAGATTTAGATTACACCCCAAATTATAATCTAGCAAGCGGCATTAAAGCCTATTTACCAACCATTAAAAAACTGGCTAAAACCAATGCTTAG
- a CDS encoding sulfite exporter TauE/SafE family protein, translating to MEFFYLFLNASLMSLGHCVGMCGGIVLAYCQTKFTQNTPLKSQILGHGLYSLGRISTYICVGLLAFIGFRGLLELASRIWHLNRMHLQALVFIVVGVLLMILAFGYVFKFKIAKGLIFTRYFKNLLTTPQLSSFYILGLLNGLLPCSMVYYFALNALAQPSIERAFFVLLLLGLATFAPMFIFGLVFGKFLSSELRALFLKIAFVMMLGFGGYNIYMGVQMLTTTHMEHR from the coding sequence ATGGAATTTTTCTACCTTTTTTTAAACGCCTCTTTAATGTCTCTTGGCCATTGTGTGGGCATGTGCGGAGGGATTGTGTTAGCTTACTGCCAAACTAAGTTTACACAAAATACCCCTTTAAAATCACAAATTCTAGGGCATGGACTTTATAGTCTAGGGCGTATCAGTACTTATATTTGTGTGGGGTTATTGGCTTTTATAGGTTTTAGAGGGCTTTTAGAGTTGGCTAGCCGTATTTGGCATCTTAACCGTATGCACTTACAAGCCCTTGTTTTTATTGTAGTGGGTGTGCTTTTAATGATTCTTGCATTCGGGTATGTGTTTAAATTTAAAATAGCAAAAGGGTTGATTTTTACGCGTTATTTTAAAAATCTTTTAACCACCCCCCAGCTTTCTAGCTTTTATATACTAGGTCTTTTAAATGGCTTATTGCCCTGTTCTATGGTTTATTATTTTGCACTCAACGCTCTAGCCCAGCCTAGCATAGAGCGCGCATTCTTTGTACTCTTGCTTTTAGGTTTGGCTACCTTTGCTCCTATGTTTATCTTTGGGCTAGTTTTTGGTAAATTCTTAAGTTCTGAGCTTAGGGCGTTATTTCTTAAAATTGCTTTTGTGATGATGCTAGGGTTTGGGGGTTATAATATTTATATGGGTGTGCAAATGCTAACAACTACACATATGGAGCATAGATGA
- the rfaE1 gene encoding D-glycero-beta-D-manno-heptose-7-phosphate kinase produces MLSAFLNHSKKSVRVLVVGDIIVDHYIWGNSERLSPEAPVQVVEVIEETYRLGGAANVVNNLVALGAQVDLCGVAGADGAKDRLFSILQDLGVGVDGILIDSTRPTCLKSRVMVGKQQVLRIDHEKNTPISSNLRASLLEIANTFLQNMAVLVLSDYLKGVLDQSLCQALITRAKEQGKIILCDPKGKDYSKYAHAHSLTPNKKEAQIATGLDITDDASLLKALTILKDGYHIVTPLITLSEQGMAFLDQDNLVKIPTIAKEVYDVSGAGDSVIAALAFCLGLGLDFGQACTFANAVAAVVVSKVGSACSSYGEALEFLRQHYQGQKILDKHTLQAILSSSTKRVVFTNGCFDVLHRGHVYYLQEAKKLGDILVVGLNSDSSVTALKGNKRPIYHQEDRAFILASLECVDFVVIFEEQTPLELIKTLKPQILVKGADYQDKEIVGSHLVEQVVLIDFVKGCSTTNTIQKIQGLL; encoded by the coding sequence ATGCTTAGCGCATTTTTAAACCACTCTAAAAAATCTGTACGCGTGTTGGTGGTGGGTGATATTATAGTTGATCATTATATTTGGGGGAATAGCGAGCGGCTCTCGCCTGAAGCCCCCGTGCAAGTAGTGGAGGTGATAGAGGAGACTTATCGCTTAGGCGGGGCGGCTAATGTGGTTAATAATTTAGTGGCTTTAGGAGCACAAGTAGATTTATGCGGGGTGGCAGGCGCTGATGGAGCTAAAGATCGTTTATTTAGTATCTTGCAAGATTTAGGTGTTGGAGTAGATGGGATTTTAATAGATTCTACACGCCCCACTTGCTTAAAAAGCCGTGTGATGGTTGGTAAACAACAAGTTTTGCGCATTGATCATGAAAAAAATACACCCATTAGTTCTAACTTACGCGCCTCTTTATTAGAAATAGCTAACACCTTCTTACAAAATATGGCGGTACTTGTTCTTTCAGATTATTTAAAGGGCGTATTAGATCAAAGTTTATGCCAAGCACTCATCACGCGTGCCAAAGAGCAGGGCAAGATCATTCTTTGCGATCCTAAAGGCAAGGATTATTCTAAATACGCCCACGCTCACTCACTAACCCCCAATAAAAAAGAAGCCCAAATCGCTACGGGGTTAGATATTACAGATGATGCTAGTTTACTTAAAGCCCTAACTATTCTTAAAGACGGCTACCACATTGTTACTCCGCTTATTACTTTAAGTGAGCAGGGCATGGCATTTTTAGATCAAGATAATCTAGTTAAAATCCCCACTATTGCCAAAGAAGTTTATGATGTAAGCGGGGCTGGAGATAGTGTGATTGCTGCGCTTGCTTTTTGCTTAGGTTTGGGCTTAGATTTTGGACAAGCTTGTACTTTTGCTAATGCTGTTGCTGCGGTGGTGGTGAGTAAGGTTGGGAGTGCGTGTTCTAGTTATGGCGAGGCGCTAGAGTTTTTGCGACAACATTATCAAGGGCAAAAAATTTTAGATAAACACACGCTCCAAGCAATCTTAAGTTCTAGCACTAAACGGGTTGTTTTCACAAATGGTTGTTTTGATGTGTTGCACAGAGGGCATGTATATTATTTGCAAGAGGCTAAAAAGCTAGGCGATATTTTAGTTGTTGGGCTTAATAGCGATTCTTCTGTAACGGCTTTAAAGGGCAATAAACGCCCCATTTATCACCAAGAAGATCGCGCTTTTATTTTAGCCAGCTTAGAATGTGTGGATTTTGTGGTGATCTTTGAAGAGCAAACACCCTTAGAGCTGATTAAAACGCTCAAACCTCAAATTTTAGTCAAGGGTGCGGATTATCAAGATAAAGAGATTGTGGGTAGTCATTTAGTAGAACAAGTGGTTTTAATAGATTTTGTAAAGGGGTGTTCTACAACAAATACCATCCAAAAGATACAAGGGCTTTTATAA
- a CDS encoding type III pantothenate kinase yields MILCDIGNTYLHFYNGSKVWKSRVEQLQTIFTDTLYYISVNTAHTQALLKVCPHAQDLAPFLILKSKYEGLGVDRKAACLGLQTKSAVVIDAGSAISVDVMDSGMHLGGVLLPGLKAYHKAYSQISKALNYPINARVNLETLPQSTQEALSYGALKSVLLLLKDLIGDQKAYFTGGDGKFLATFFKQGIYHELLVFEGMQSVISRI; encoded by the coding sequence ATGATTTTATGCGATATTGGCAACACCTACTTACATTTTTACAATGGTTCTAAGGTGTGGAAAAGCCGGGTAGAGCAACTACAAACTATTTTTACAGATACGCTTTACTACATTAGTGTCAACACAGCACACACACAAGCCCTTTTAAAAGTTTGCCCCCATGCTCAAGATTTAGCCCCCTTTCTTATTTTAAAAAGTAAATATGAGGGTTTGGGGGTGGATAGAAAAGCGGCATGTTTAGGGTTACAAACTAAAAGCGCTGTAGTAATAGATGCTGGAAGTGCCATTAGTGTAGATGTGATGGATTCTGGCATGCACTTAGGCGGTGTTTTATTACCCGGATTAAAGGCCTATCATAAAGCTTATAGCCAGATTTCTAAGGCCCTTAATTATCCAATCAATGCGCGCGTCAATTTAGAGACTCTGCCTCAAAGCACCCAAGAAGCTTTAAGCTATGGCGCGCTTAAATCTGTGTTGTTATTGCTTAAAGATCTCATTGGGGATCAAAAAGCCTATTTTACCGGCGGTGATGGGAAGTTTTTAGCCACTTTTTTCAAACAAGGTATTTACCACGAATTGCTAGTTTTTGAGGGCATGCAAAGTGTTATCTCTAGGATTTAA
- the gmhB gene encoding D-glycero-beta-D-manno-heptose 1,7-bisphosphate 7-phosphatase: MKALFLDRDGVINVDHGYVHTPNQFEFMPGIFDLLKHAKQKGYLLLLVTNQSGIGRGYYSEQDFYHLSSYMQTKLQEVLGFNLDRIYFCPHAPEEQCLCRKPKLGMLEQALKDFRLDLKQSIMLGDKYSDMQFSISAGIGTNLWLQASKEFEYTGFFSIETLKEAQDFLTPFNKD, from the coding sequence ATGAAAGCCTTGTTTTTAGATCGCGACGGGGTGATCAATGTTGATCATGGTTATGTCCATACCCCTAATCAATTTGAATTCATGCCCGGAATTTTTGATCTTTTAAAACATGCCAAACAGAAGGGTTATTTACTCTTGCTAGTTACTAACCAATCAGGGATTGGGCGCGGGTATTATAGTGAGCAGGATTTTTATCATTTAAGTAGCTATATGCAAACTAAGTTACAAGAAGTTTTAGGCTTTAACTTAGATCGCATCTATTTTTGCCCCCACGCCCCAGAAGAACAATGCTTATGCCGCAAACCAAAACTAGGCATGTTAGAACAAGCCCTTAAAGATTTTAGGCTAGATTTAAAACAAAGTATCATGTTAGGGGATAAATATAGCGATATGCAATTTTCAATTAGCGCAGGCATAGGCACTAATTTATGGCTACAAGCCTCTAAAGAATTTGAGTACACAGGATTTTTTAGCATAGAGACTTTAAAAGAAGCACAAGATTTTTTAACCCCATTTAATAAGGATTAA